TCAGGATGTGGTTGGGCCAGAGCATCACCGCCGGGCTTTCGTGGGGGTGCGCCTTGCCGCGGTACTCGCCCCAAAAGACCAGCACATACCAGCGGATCGAGTAGAGCGCCGCCAGCACCGAAGCCCCCAGCATCAGGGCCCATAGCCAGGGGCCAAACTCGAACGAGTAGGCCAGAATGGCGTCCTTCGACCAGAACCCAGCAAAAGGAATCAGCCCCCCCGAGGCCGCAGTAGCCACCAGGCCGTGCAGGTGCGTGGCCGGCAGGTACTTGCGCATCCCGCCCATCTGCCGCACATCCTGCTCGCCCCCTAGAGCGTGAATCACCGAGCCGGAGGTCATGAACATCAGGGCCTTGAAGAAAGCGTGGGTCACGATGTGGAAGATGGCCACCCAGTAGGCCCCCACCCCCACCGCCACAAACATGAAGCCCAGTTGGGAAAGGGTTGTATAGGCCACGATGCGCTTGATATCCCACTGACCCAGCGAGCACAAAGCGCCGTAGTAGGCCGTCAGAAGGCCCACCGCTACAATAAGGCCCGCCAGAAAGCCATCCCCGTGCAGTATGAAGGCGTGCCGCACCAGCAGGTAGACCCCCGCCGTTACCATGGTGGCCGCGTGAATCAGGGCCGAGACCGGCGTGGGGCCCGCCATGGCATCGGGCAACCAGACCATCAGGGGCACCTGGGCGCTCTTGCCCATGGCCCCCACGAGCAAGAAGAAGCCCGCCAGGGTAAGGGTGGTGAAACTATAGCCCCCGGCCTCCACCTTGTCCACCAGCTCGGAGATAGAGAGGGTGCCGAACATGCTCCACAAAAGGCCCATGGCCAGCAAAAAGCCCAGGTCGCCGATGCGGTTGACGATGAAGGCTTTGCGGGCCGAGTCGGCATTGACCCGCTCGGTGTACCAGAAGCCAATCAGCAGATAGGAGGCCAGCCCCACCCCCTCCCAGCCGATAAACACCACCGGCAGGCTGTCGCCCAGAACGAGCACCAGCATGGCCGCAATAAACAGGTTGAAGTAGCTGAAAAAGCGGCTGTAGCCGGGGTCGCCGTGCATATAACCAATGGCCCAGACGTGAATCAGGAAACCCACCCCGGCCACCACCATCAGCATCACGCCCGATAGGTTGTCCAGGTTCAGGCTAAAGGGGATGCCCGGCAGCCACTCGGCCAGTGTCCACTTGGCCCCGCCCTGCAATAGCAACATCAGGCCCAGCAAAAAGCTGCCCAACACCAAAAGCGAGGCCAGCCACCCCGCTAGCGGTTCGCCGATGCGTCTGCCAAACAAACCCAAAAGCGCAAACCCCAGCAAGGGGAGTGCGATGATTAGGGGTAGAAGAAGGTTCTCTTGCACGTTTTACCCCCTAAGCTGCCGTAGTTCGTCCACGCTCGTGGTCTCGCGGCGGCGGAAGATGGCCACAATCAGGCCCAGGCCCACCGCTACCTCGGCGGCGGCGATGGCAATGATGAACAACACCACCACCTGTGCGTCCAGGCTACCCAACAGCTTGGAAAAACTGATGAGGGAAAGAGCCGCAGCGTTCAACATCAGTTCGATTGAGAGGAACATCAGAATAGCTGTGCGCCGGGTCAGCACCCCGTAGGCACCGATGGAAAACAACAAAGCGGAAGCGATTAGCCAGATCATCGCTTCGTCACCACCCTCTCGTCTTTTTGCGCTGCGTCGGGGCTACGGGGCTCTGCTGGGTGGGGATGGGCAGGGTGGCTGGTAGCGGCAATGATCCGCTCCGGCTCAATCAGCACCACCGCGGCCACCGTGGCCACCAACAGCAAAAAGCCCACCGCCAGGAGCGCGTAGAGCCATTTCTCGGGGTCGTAGAGTAAAGGCCCCAGGGCTTGCGGCAATCCGCCTCCCAGCGCGGGAACCTCGGCGGGTGGTTGGAAACGGGTCACGGCAAAGGTCAAAACCCCGGCCAGACCCAGCGCACCTAGCCCGGCTACCCAGGGCAGCCTAGGCAGCAAGTCCTGGCCCACGTTGGCATTAGCCGCCGAGAGCAGCATGATTACAAACAAGAACAGCACCACAATGGCCCCGGCATAGACGATAATCTGGATCATGGCCACAAAGCGGGCTTCCAGCGCCACGTAGAGGCCGGCCACCACCAAGAAGTTGGCAATCAACGCCAAGGCCGCATGGACAGCATTTTGTAGGCGCACCACCGCCAGGCCGGTACCGACCAGGAGCAGCAACGCGAAGATTTCCCAAAATCCGACACTCATTGATTCCTCCAAGCTCGAGGGTCTGGGCGAAAGCCTTCGGGGTCGCACATAATCCGAGAGATTCTAAGTCACCCTGCGGTAAGCTTGTCAAATGGTCGAAATAAGCATTTCGTATTTTCTTCGCCGGATTAGGGGGCCCCGAGCTACACCCAACACCTTCCATATCGGCTCGAGGCCTACTTGGGCTCCGGTGGCTTGACCCCCTCGAGCTCAGGCCGTACGTAGGGCACGGTATAGCCCCTCTTGATGGGCTTGCCGGTATAGGCCGCCTCGCGGCGCTGGGGCTTGGTACCCTGCACCTCGACCAGCATGTCCTCTTTGCCGTACACAAAGTCGGAGTAGCGGTAGTCGGCCATCTCGAAGTCGTAGCCCATCACCACCGCGCCGGTAGGACAGGCCTCCTCGCACAGCCCGCAAAAGATGCAACGCAGCATGTTGATCTCGTAGACCTTGGCATAGCGCTCCCCTGCGCTCACCGGGTTGTGGGGGTCGTTTTCGGCTGCCTCTACATAGATGGCATAAGCCGGACAAGCCGCCGCACACAGCGAACACCCGATGCACTTCTCGAGGCCGTTGGGGTGCCGGGTGAGCACGTGCCGCCCGTGGAAGCGCGGCTTTAGGGGCACCGGGGCGTCGGGATAGGGAATGGTAACGGGTTTGGAAAACAGCGCCTTGAGCGTGATGCCCATGCTTTGCGCCAGTGCTGCAATGCTCATTGGTTCACTCCTTTCGCTAGTCGCCCGCACCCATGCGGGGCATAGCCCTGGGCTTGGGTCTGGCCGTCAACAGCACATAGGCCAAAAAAACCACCAGACTGAGCAACGAGAGCCAGCCCAGCACCGCTATG
This genomic stretch from Meiothermus sp. harbors:
- the nuoI gene encoding NADH-quinone oxidoreductase subunit NuoI: MRATSERSEPMSIAALAQSMGITLKALFSKPVTIPYPDAPVPLKPRFHGRHVLTRHPNGLEKCIGCSLCAAACPAYAIYVEAAENDPHNPVSAGERYAKVYEINMLRCIFCGLCEEACPTGAVVMGYDFEMADYRYSDFVYGKEDMLVEVQGTKPQRREAAYTGKPIKRGYTVPYVRPELEGVKPPEPK
- a CDS encoding NADH-quinone oxidoreductase subunit J, producing the protein MSVGFWEIFALLLLVGTGLAVVRLQNAVHAALALIANFLVVAGLYVALEARFVAMIQIIVYAGAIVVLFLFVIMLLSAANANVGQDLLPRLPWVAGLGALGLAGVLTFAVTRFQPPAEVPALGGGLPQALGPLLYDPEKWLYALLAVGFLLLVATVAAVVLIEPERIIAATSHPAHPHPAEPRSPDAAQKDERVVTKR
- the nuoK gene encoding NADH-quinone oxidoreductase subunit NuoK, translated to MIWLIASALLFSIGAYGVLTRRTAILMFLSIELMLNAAALSLISFSKLLGSLDAQVVVLFIIAIAAAEVAVGLGLIVAIFRRRETTSVDELRQLRG
- the nuoL gene encoding NADH-quinone oxidoreductase subunit L; protein product: MQENLLLPLIIALPLLGFALLGLFGRRIGEPLAGWLASLLVLGSFLLGLMLLLQGGAKWTLAEWLPGIPFSLNLDNLSGVMLMVVAGVGFLIHVWAIGYMHGDPGYSRFFSYFNLFIAAMLVLVLGDSLPVVFIGWEGVGLASYLLIGFWYTERVNADSARKAFIVNRIGDLGFLLAMGLLWSMFGTLSISELVDKVEAGGYSFTTLTLAGFFLLVGAMGKSAQVPLMVWLPDAMAGPTPVSALIHAATMVTAGVYLLVRHAFILHGDGFLAGLIVAVGLLTAYYGALCSLGQWDIKRIVAYTTLSQLGFMFVAVGVGAYWVAIFHIVTHAFFKALMFMTSGSVIHALGGEQDVRQMGGMRKYLPATHLHGLVATAASGGLIPFAGFWSKDAILAYSFEFGPWLWALMLGASVLAALYSIRWYVLVFWGEYRGKAHPHESPAVMLWPNHILMGGALGVGFIGLPYVIDYKNFIEPFLTKAIGDFPHEKLPVVTEWVLIIISAVVAIATLWWGFRFFQQKMPAWYERFQAAALQGFYVDAVYNALLVNPAKGLADLLFGADRGLLAGFTGLGSLMGGLGSLLARLETGALRFYLAGLLVGLVLLVGWGVLR